Within Kineothrix sp. MB12-C1, the genomic segment ATTCTAAGGAGAGTCGTTTTTCCCACACCTGAAGGTCCCATAATAGAGGTGATTCTCCCCTCCTCTATCTTCGCGCAAAGATGGTGAAGAACCTGATTTTTCCCATATCTCTTCGATAAATTATTTATAATGATATCCATTGTCTATAACTCCCTTACGTTTTCAACAGCCTTCCATTCTTTTCACTAGCTTATCGTTACCATTCAGCCTACGGCTTCCTAGTAACAATTCATGCACAGAAATACTGCTCCACAGTATTTCGCGCTTGCAAAACTCGGGTTTTCTGTAACCTTCGCTAACAAAAACACCTCGCGATGCTAATGGTTGAATAGTAACAACTTATCCACAAAAAATAGGAATAACTTCTCAAAACTGACACTCAATATGATAATAGTTAAGGTCCATGCGAATAAATCCGGAGTCTGCAAATATATCTTAGCCTCATATAGCTTCTCTCCAATGGAACCTTTCGGAATCCCAATAACTTCCGCTGCCACTCCTGCCTTCCAGCAAAGTCCAAGGGACAAAGAGGCTGCCGTTCTAAAATACGGCATGAGCTGAGGTATATAAAGGTATCGAAGACGTTTACGTCGAGACACTTGGAAAACCTGTGCCATTTCCAAAAGTTGTCCGTCCATCTGTCCTATTCCTTCCAGAATATTCTTATAGATAATCGGCAATACCATAAGAAATGAAATGACCACTGCAAGATTGCGGGAAGGCACCCAGATTAAAATGAGAATAATAAAAGAAGCCACAGGTATTGTCGTCATAACAACGATCAGAGGCTGTACCAGCTCCCTGATAACCCGGCTAAAGAAACTGATACCGGACAGAAAAGTTCCGACACACAATGCCAAAAGAAATCCTCCGATAATCCGTAAAAAGGAAAAGGCGATGGAACTCCAGAATTCTGAAACCGTCATAAGCTGCAGCAGGCGCAGCAATACAACAACAGGAGATACCAAGAGTACCTCCTGCCCAATGAAACGGGCCCCTATCTCCCATACGGTAAGCCATAGAAGAACTGCCCATATTTTTGTTGTTTTCTCATTCGGTTTATCTCCTGTAATAAAAATCATCCTCCGGAACCGCTCCTCCCACAGCCTTTTCATTTTGTTCCATCAATACATTCAGATAGCCTGATAACTGCTCCTGCATTTCAGTACCTTCTATAAAGGTAATATTACAATAGGGAAGGGCCTTGCTTGCTACTGCTGCCGGAACAATATCGAACTTTTCAATAAGGGCGGCTGCATCCTCTATATTCCCATTTACATAGGATACGGATTCCTTATAAGAATCCAGAAAGGCATTTACCGCATCCGGATATTCCTTCGCGAACTCAGTTCTTACAATAATGACTCCCGTGAGCAATGCGCTAGAATCCCCGTCCTCTGTCTGCACTTTATCCCATTCTTGATTTAGATCCAAAGCAATTCTTATCTTATCATTCTTTGCCTGTGCAGTTGTAACGAAAGGCTGGGGAAGCAAAGCGATCTCACTTTCCTGTGAAGACGCAGTAAGAGCCGCCACGCACTCCGTATGCTCAGACTTCCATTCGATAGTTACATCCTTTTCAGGGTCAATTCCGTTCTCCATGAGAATATAATTGAGCGCATATTCAGGAGTAGCTCCTTTTCCGCTGGCATATATCGTCCTCCCCGTTAGGTCACCGACCGAATGAACAGTGTTGCCTGTATCCACAATGTAAAGCACTCCCAATGTATTAATTGCAAGGACTTGCACTTGTTTCTGCGTATTATTATAAAGTACCGAAGCTAAGTTTGCCGGAACTGCTGCAATATCCACCTCTCCCTGAACAAGTTTCGGCATTACCTCGTCCACAGAAGCAACGATGGAAAAGTCATAATTATTGCTGTTCACACTTCCGCCTTCCGCTTCATCCATCAGCTTTACTAAGCCCATCGCTGTCGGCCCTTTCAAAGCCATCACACGAATATCTGTTAGCGCTTCTTCTTTATCCATCAAGTCCTGGGAATGCTCTTCGGAGAGACTTTCCAACTCCGCCTCTTCTGCAATGTTCTCCTCTGAAAGAATATTTTCAGTCTGCGCGTTGCTTTCCTGAGAACTTCCCTGATTACCACAGCCAGCTATAAATAATAGAATTAAGGTTAGGCTGGTTATTAACATGAGTGCTTTCTTCATAATATTTCTCCTCTTAATGTTTTATAATTTTATGTTCACCTTTCATATACTGTACCGCAATTCTATTCTCTGGCTTGCAGTCGCATAGATAAATAACAGCCAAAAAGAACCATTCCGCCGGTTTCATCAGGAAATAAATAAGATCGGCGGTATATGGAGACTTTATATGCTTTGCAATGGGATAGCCATATTTATCATACACCCCTCGTATCAATGCATGCAAACGCGGTGTCTTTTCTTCCAGAATCTGCTCGAATGCATTTGCAATACAAAGCTGCCTGTTGACGATAACTTCATTCCCATGCCTTATTCCGAGGCGCAGCGGTTTTACTATCTTTTTATGCCCGCCAGCCGCCACAGTACATAGGTAATGTTGATCATACATAATATTCTGAGGTGCTATGCGCTGAGAGAAATTCCAATCCGCTGTTTCTGTCCACGCCTTAATAACGCTATCCGGCTGCTGACCGAATAACATCATAATCAAAATAATGACCCCAAGAAGAGGAATTGTGAACAGTAATCCTACGAGCGGCCAATTGGCTGAATTCATTAACCATGAATAAAAGCGAGAAAGTAAAGGGCTTTGGGGAAAATGGTTTTCTTTTATGGGCAAATTGGATTCCATTTCCAAATCGGGCTGGTGAATCTTTCGCCATTCCTTTATCACATCCTTTATCGTTTTTAAAATTATAACGATAAAATTAGCCGGTAGTATGCACAATACCAATATGTTGAAATCGCTGCCCCAAAGCTGTACTATCCAGAGAATACATCCTACAGCGCCCAGGTACATAGCAGCGATGCCAAGAACGGCCAGCAAGGGAGATATCTTCTCCAGCGATTTATAACGGAGGAGAAAATATCCAAGTAACGCAATGATAACTATAGCGCATATGGTCGGCATTGTTCCTGTATGAATGG encodes:
- a CDS encoding ABC transporter permease, translating into MIFITGDKPNEKTTKIWAVLLWLTVWEIGARFIGQEVLLVSPVVVLLRLLQLMTVSEFWSSIAFSFLRIIGGFLLALCVGTFLSGISFFSRVIRELVQPLIVVMTTIPVASFIILILIWVPSRNLAVVISFLMVLPIIYKNILEGIGQMDGQLLEMAQVFQVSRRKRLRYLYIPQLMPYFRTAASLSLGLCWKAGVAAEVIGIPKGSIGEKLYEAKIYLQTPDLFAWTLTIIILSVSFEKLFLFFVDKLLLFNH
- a CDS encoding ABC transporter substrate-binding protein — encoded protein: MKKALMLITSLTLILLFIAGCGNQGSSQESNAQTENILSEENIAEEAELESLSEEHSQDLMDKEEALTDIRVMALKGPTAMGLVKLMDEAEGGSVNSNNYDFSIVASVDEVMPKLVQGEVDIAAVPANLASVLYNNTQKQVQVLAINTLGVLYIVDTGNTVHSVGDLTGRTIYASGKGATPEYALNYILMENGIDPEKDVTIEWKSEHTECVAALTASSQESEIALLPQPFVTTAQAKNDKIRIALDLNQEWDKVQTEDGDSSALLTGVIIVRTEFAKEYPDAVNAFLDSYKESVSYVNGNIEDAAALIEKFDIVPAAVASKALPYCNITFIEGTEMQEQLSGYLNVLMEQNEKAVGGAVPEDDFYYRR
- a CDS encoding DUF6688 domain-containing protein; protein product: MKDKVKKIFGKIILFYEKRPIALSLIVSSLIIFVMGIFVLIEEVWHSGLRIDDIYGFFWGFILFTLFIVLPPVLTLMNLISLFIKNPSEKALRSDKKIELLIIFLGTVYSFLYLLTEFSNIVLEDWQQQLYNSQLHTPIHTGTMPTICAIVIIALLGYFLLRYKSLEKISPLLAVLGIAAMYLGAVGCILWIVQLWGSDFNILVLCILPANFIVIILKTIKDVIKEWRKIHQPDLEMESNLPIKENHFPQSPLLSRFYSWLMNSANWPLVGLLFTIPLLGVIILIMMLFGQQPDSVIKAWTETADWNFSQRIAPQNIMYDQHYLCTVAAGGHKKIVKPLRLGIRHGNEVIVNRQLCIANAFEQILEEKTPRLHALIRGVYDKYGYPIAKHIKSPYTADLIYFLMKPAEWFFLAVIYLCDCKPENRIAVQYMKGEHKIIKH